GCAGTTCAAGAATGTCGTGCACCTCCGGCAGGAAGGGCTCGATGTCGGCACGGCTGATCGGCCAGCCTGTATCAGGCGCCCAGGCCTTCGGCTCGAAGTCCTGCTTGTCGAGCACGCGGCACCAGCCGGCCCAATGGTTGGAACTGCCACCCATGAAACGCAGCCGGGTGATGTCGAGATCGAAATAGGGATCGCCGACCGTGGTGCCGCGGTAGAAATCCTGCGATTCATCGCTGAATTCGCGTGAGCCGGCCTCCAGCACCACGACCGGGACGCCGGCGGCGCCGAGCTTCCTGGCAATTGTGGTGCCGGCCGGGCCTGAACCCAGGATGCAGACCCTGGGTTTGAAATTAGCCGCGCGAAACGCCTCGTAGCTGCCGAAGATCATGCGAGGTCGCTCCGCTTCAGGATCCAGCCATTGACCTCGACGATCTCATCGGGGGCGGTATCGGGAAGCTTGCGAAACAGGGACAAGGCGGGCAGTGCGACAAGCGCCTGCACGACCCCGCGGCGCGATATTTTCTTGAAGAAACTCATGACACGTCTCTCGATGGGGCTTCGATCCACGCATGGCGTTCCCCGAACGGCACACGCGCCGAGGCAGAAGCCAATTTCGTGCCAAGCCTAGCCATGAACCCGCTTCAAACCGGATAAACGGCACGGCCGAATGCGAACAGGGTTAGGGCTTTCTTAATGGCGGTTGGCATCGCAAACCTCGAACTCCTCAATGGTGCGCTTGCGCCCTGGCGGCCATCCGAAACTCAGGCGGCCTCGGAAATATCCTTGTCGAGGATCGTCTGGTTGCGGCCCCGATGCTTGGCCTGGTAGAGGCGTCGGTCGGCGGCACGCATCAGTTCCGAGACATTGCTGTCTTCGCCGCAAACCGTGCCGCCGATGCTGACCGTGAGCGGAACCGTTCGTTCGTCGACCGGCCGGAAGCGGATCAGCTCGACCTCGCGGCGGATGCGCTCGGCGACGCGCTTGGCTTCCTGTTCGGTGGCGCCAATCAGGAACGCGCCGAATTCCTCGCCGCCGATCCTGCCCAGCACATCGCCGCTGCGCACGCCGCGTTCGATGGCGCTGGCGATCAGCAGCAGCGCTTCATCGCCGGTCAGGTGCCCGTAGCTGTCGTTGATGGCCTTGAAGTGGTCGGCGTCGATGATCAGCAGCGCGCCGCGATCGGATTTGCGCCGGGAGCCGTCGAGCGCCGCAAAGAAGCTCTCACGGTTTAGCATGCCGGTCATGTCGTCGCGGC
The nucleotide sequence above comes from Mesorhizobium shangrilense. Encoded proteins:
- a CDS encoding GGDEF domain-containing protein — protein: MNRIFLKSAAIAFASVAASLLLTLIVVPAMGFSVNRTIWLTSTVCPLVLAWIAGAYTFWQSDKLKSAHRDLARTHAQLAATHRRLAEKASRDDMTGMLNRESFFAALDGSRRKSDRGALLIIDADHFKAINDSYGHLTGDEALLLIASAIERGVRSGDVLGRIGGEEFGAFLIGATEQEAKRVAERIRREVELIRFRPVDERTVPLTVSIGGTVCGEDSNVSELMRAADRRLYQAKHRGRNQTILDKDISEAA